In one bacterium genomic region, the following are encoded:
- a CDS encoding YtxH domain-containing protein encodes MSENNSDHGGFFKGFLIGSALGAVVALLFAPKSGKELRSDIKRKSEEAVEGTKRVYGETRDKAQQLLTEANEKARELREEASRQLTKARAKAEEMLNHAEEKAVDFTSSARGLVDTTKTDLTKKKDKITTALSAGFDAAKKELGR; translated from the coding sequence ATGTCAGAAAACAACTCTGATCACGGCGGCTTTTTTAAGGGCTTTTTGATCGGCAGCGCCCTGGGCGCGGTCGTCGCATTGCTTTTTGCCCCCAAATCAGGCAAAGAATTGCGCTCAGATATAAAACGAAAAAGCGAAGAGGCTGTGGAGGGCACCAAACGCGTTTACGGCGAGACACGGGACAAAGCGCAACAGCTCTTGACCGAAGCGAACGAAAAAGCTCGGGAATTGCGCGAAGAGGCTTCCCGACAACTTACCAAAGCGCGCGCCAAAGCCGAGGAAATGCTCAACCACGCAGAAGAAAAAGCAGTAGACTTTACTAGCTCGGCCCGGGGATTGGTGGACACGACTAAAACCGATCTGACAAAAAAAAAAGATAAAATCACCACCGCTCTCAGCGCGGGCTTCGATGCGGCAAAAAAAGAACTGGGCCGATAA